The Arachis ipaensis cultivar K30076 chromosome B07, Araip1.1, whole genome shotgun sequence genomic interval TATACATAATAGCTGGGCCATACCAACCAACAAATATTAGCTATCCAGCTTCTGGTAATAACAATCATCGTCGATATTTTCAATCTTCTTGGTTTAAGAAATTTTCAAGTTGGTTAGAATATTCACCAGAAAAAGATGCTGCTTATTGTTTGCCTTGCTACTTgtttggtaaacattatggtgctCGCAATGATGGAAAAAATGCATTTTCAGAGTTAGGATTTAGTAATTGGAAGAAAGTAAACAATGGGTAAATTGTGCATTTGTATGTCACGAGGGTTCTATTCCTAATTCTCCCCATAATTTATGTGTGAAATCTTGTGATGATTTAATGGCTCAATCTAAGCATATAGACAAAGTTCTTGATAGGCATAGTGATGAAACTATTGCAAATAACCGTTTAAGGTTGAAGACATCTATTAATGTTATTCGATGGCTTGCATTTCAAGCATGTTCATTTAGAGGCGATGATGAAAGTCCTGGATCTTTGAATAGGGAAAATTTTATTGAGTTAATTAAGCTTTTAGCTTCCTGTAATCAGAATGTTAATAATGTTCTTGAAAATGCTCCTGGGAATGCTCAATATATATCTCCCGGTGTTCAGAAAGATATATTGCATATCTTTGCTAGAAAAGTGCGTGCAATAATTCGAGAAGAAATTGGTGATTctaaattttgtataattattgATGAAGCAAGAGATGAGTCAAAGCGAGAACAAATGTCTGTGGTTTTGAGATTTGTAGACAAGCACGGTTGTGTTCAAGAAAGATTTTTTGATCTTATACATGTTTCTGATACATGTTCTTTGACATTGAAAACAGAAATTTCATCAGTTCTTTCTCGTCATAATCTTGATGTCCAAAATCTTAGGGGACAAGGGTACGATGGAGCTAGTAATATGCGTGGTGAatggaatggattgcaagctctaTTTTTGAAAGATTGCCCTTTTGCTTATTACATTCATTGTCTTGCTCATCGATTACAATTAGCACTTGTTTCTGCAGCCAAAGAAGTTTGTTATGTTCAtcaattcttttcaaaacttACCCTAATTGTGAATGTTGTGACTGTTTCTCCTAAACGTCATGATCAGTTAAGGGTTGCTCAAGCAAATAATGTTGCAAACTTAATTGCCAATGATCAAATTGTGACAGGTAGTGGACTTAATCAAATTGGTACTTTGCAAAGAGCTAGGGATACTAGATGGGGGTCTCATTTGAATTCTGTACGTAACTTGTTATGCATGTTTGATGCTACTTGTGAAGTTCTTGAAAAAACCACCGAAGAAGGTAATTTCTCCACTCGTGGTGATGCTAGTGCTGCTTATGATGCTATCACATCCTTTGAATTTGTCTTTGTTTTGCATTTGATGAGAAATATTTTGGAAGTTAGTCATGATCTTTGTCAAGCTTTGCAACGAAAAAATCAAGACATATTGAATGCTTTAACTCTGGTTTCTACTACCAAGACTTTAATACAAAGAATGAGAGAATCAAGTTGGGAGGCTTTCATAAAAGAAGTTATACTATTTTGTGAGAAACATGAAGTTGAAGTTCCTGATATGAATGCATTGCATATTCCTAGAAGAGGTCGAACTCGCAAAATTGTTGATCAAATTTCAGTGGAGCATCATTACCGTGTTAATTTATTTCTAGCTGTAATTGATACACAGTTACAAGAGCTTAATGGAAGATTCAACGATAATATGGTGGAATTGCTTACTTTAAGTTCAACTTTAGATCCCAGAGATAATTATAAGTTCTTCAGTGTCAACAAAGTATGTGAATTAGTAGAACGGTTTTATCCAGGTTACTTCAATGACCAAGAGAAATTTTACATTAGAATGCAAGCTCAACATTATGAACTTGATGTTCCTAATCATGCTGAATTAACTAACTTGTGCACAATTTCAGAGTTATGTCAAGGATTAACGAAGACAGGAAAGTCTTTAACATATCCTTTGATTGATCGTTTGATTCGCTTGGTATTAACTCTCCCTATTTCAACTGCTACAACTGAGAGAtctttttcagctatgaatattgtgaagaatagaCTCAGAAACAAAATGGAAGATGAATTGcttgctaattgtcttttgatttacattgagaagaagattgctgaaaaatttgacacatattctattatcgatgaattttatgatatgaagAATCGACGTGTaccacttcgttagtaaaaagtacacatttttttatactttaaatatatattctctatctgtatatttttataatacatcttacattataatttatttgtatatattttttatattatatatattattggccCCCCATAACAAcatttctggatccgtccctggTTGGTATATGAAATAGAAGAGGCCATATTGTAtgggaaaaataaaagaattatgtAAGTAGGTTACGTCATGCTTATGGATTGTTTCACTGTAGTAAAGGACTTGTCAATTTGATATGTTGATGTTATTTTTCTCTTAATTGCCTTTCAAgttaattttggattttttttctttttgtatcgtagaaaaatattttgaatttgtcgGTTAAAGCTAAAATTGAATTCCCTTCTCGGGagcaaaataattgaaaagaatgAAACAAAAAACTATAATAAAACAGCATAGATTAACATCGAGAAATCAAAAAGGTGGTTGAAAAGTAGAATAGTAATTATAGTAATAACAATGTAAATGACAACAAAAGAAATTCATTGTAAATTGGCTTAGATTGTTTAGGTCATATATGATTCGATTTTTGTTATACATCAGAAATAATAAAACCAATgtatttgattaaatgcttgcATAATTATGCTAATTTAGAATTTCTAATTAGAACATGGAAACTGAAAATGttttatctattatatttattatatatctctaattttacaactaaaatgtgtcacatgtcacttTCTCATTACAATTGGAATTAAATCTTTCCCTCAAAAATTAGGGAATTCTCCTctcctccttactaattttacaaccaaaatgtgacacatgtcactctctcattgtaattgaaattaaatcttttcctccaaaattaaataattttttcctcctccttactaattttacaactaaaatatgacacatgtcactccctcattgcaattgaaatcaaatctttccatCCAAAATTAAAAAGTTCTCCCATCCtccctcttcctttctctatttctctcattccttcaaccactTTATCTATTTTATGTATGATTATCAATATCAATgattaattactaatttgacaatcaaaatgtacAACATGCCATTCtttaattgtattaaaattaaaattaaaatattaaaattgaaattgaaatatacctataaaagtatacacgttaaattattttgaattttagataacgaatgttaaaattaattattaataaaaaatagatttttttatataaaaataataactaaaaatcttattatttaatttttttatttatagatATCTTGGTCTTCTTAGCCAAAAACTTTTGTCAACCtatagcttttttttttgtaaaaataatttgattttataaatcttttgttcCATGTATAATCTATACTATCAGAATAAAGTGGAccgtaatttttaaaaatttatattcccgTAATGTTATTACGAAAAAAAATACTAGTATATAGCTAAAATTGTGTACCATTAGATAATATTACTAGAGCATTTGGTAGAGTTGGTTTCCTTTGTTGATGGGTTTTGAATAACTATTACCACGGTTGTTATTTCCGAGGTGTGGTCATCACCGATGTCACCGTTACCAGAACTTCTCTGGTCTTCTTCATCACCTTGTTTGTTTTAGTTCAAAAGTTGGATTAACCTTTGAATTGCTGCTTTTAGTGATTCCTTGATCATTAATAGTTTGGCTATAGTTGGGAGTTGAAGAGATGGATTGTTTTGCTTTTTTGCATTGACTAAAACCTGCAAAAGAGAGTAGATAATGGGACAAAAAATATGATAGTGGGGTTAAGTAAACTCGGCCCTAAATTTAGCGATCAATTTGGTGAAGGATCTAAATTTGCATTGGTTAAGTGGACTTTACTtaaaaatcagccactaaagattaataataaatttattaacaAACAATTTAGTGACAGTTCTAATTTATCATTAATTAGGTAGTCCTTAATTGAAAATCGGTGACTAAAAATTAGTAATTAAAGTTTTAGTACTTAATTAAATCAGTTGCTAAATTTCTTAAGCGACCAATTTTACTTAAAAATTAATTGCTATATCAatcgttattttaattttttttcgtaatgaaaagatataaaaaaaatattgttataTCAATTTAGCCGGTCTTTTATTTATAGTCCATTCGTTGTATTTTGGATAATTATACTTGAAGTTATAATTTACCTTAAATAAATTTATGCCCTTTACTAAGATATTTCATATAGAACATTTTCTGCTCCTCttattacattcttttcttctacaTGATCAATCTCTCCTCTCCCAAAATTAAATCCCCCTAATTATAGCAATTTCCAATTCCATATTGTTTCAATAACCTACTCTATCCCACATAATAATGGATCCATGATACGAGATCATGATACATGCATCTCCTAGAAGTTTTATAACTAAGATAAGGTTTTATCTTGagataaagaaaagcaataaaattaaatcGTATTGGCTTTAAGTATATGTGGATATGCGTGAATCTTTGCATGTAAAAGCTCGGTAAATTGCGTCTTTGCACTCAAATTTTAATTGGATAATTATTCGATTCCTTGTTCTTTTGGTTGCTTCTTTTGTCGTGTTTGAAGCATGGCCATTACGTCTTTTCATCACAAAAGAAATATGGGACTAGATATATGTTGTACATGGACGCTCtcaaaattatattatatattatctactaATAAAGAAACCAATATTAAATTCACGAATCATCTTTCTCCCCATATATTTGTATGAAGGAACCTTTCTCTATGTATGTGGGGACTAATGCTCATGATATGAACGTTTTGTTCTCAAGATTATATACAATATAGTACTTAGCTTGGTTAAAGAGGATTATCATTAATTATTATGAAGAAGGCAAGGGCAAGAACATTGCTAATCATTTGCACAAGGAAAGTCCAACTACAATCATTGATGATAATATTAGATATATAAgtattaatgttatttttttattagtttaaatttttagaatGAGTAATTTTATGACATGGTATCAAAGttctatatttaaaaattttagagtttaatttttCGTAAACCCTAAAAGTAAAAAAGAGAAtaagataaataaacaaaaaaaaatgtctatgtaaaaatcaaacaaatttaaaagatatttttgtttgataaaaaatgttagaaatataactattaatattatttttttatcaatt includes:
- the LOC107606665 gene encoding zinc finger MYM-type protein 1-like, with translation MAQSKHIDKVLDRHSDETIANNRLRLKTSINVIRWLAFQACSFRGDDESPGSLNRENFIELIKLLASCNQNVNNVLENAPGNAQYISPGVQKDILHIFARKVRAIIREEIGDSKFCIIIDEARDESKREQMSVVLRFVDKHGCVQERFFDLIHVSDTCSLTLKTEISSVLSRHNLDVQNLRGQGYDGASNMRGEWNGLQALFLKDCPFAYYIHCLAHRLQLALVSAAKEVCYVHQFFSKLTLIVNVVTVSPKRHDQLRVAQANNVANLIANDQIVTGSGLNQIGTLQRARDTRWGSHLNSVRNLLCMFDATCEVLEKTTEEGNFSTRGDASAAYDAITSFEFVFVLHLMRNILEVSHDLCQALQRKNQDILNALTLVSTTKTLIQRMRESSWEAFIKEVILFCEKHEVEVPDMNALHIPRRGRTRKIVDQISVEHHYRVNLFLAVIDTQLQELNGRFNDNMVELLTLSSTLDPRDNYKFFSVNKVCELVERFYPGYFNDQEKFYIRMQAQHYELDVPNHAELTNLCTISELCQGLTKTGKSLTYPLIDRLIRLDSVIPKHKPCSFFYERCRHNQEPNPSRQRYYLIFSLAHVLSPEVAPRDVEVHTGERPEAHSQRVAPSGGTASSPPAQPACGLFDVFIVQDKGVNSVSPLIRPSPCGSS